From a single Desulfobulbaceae bacterium genomic region:
- a CDS encoding tyrosine--tRNA ligase — translation MKSVEEQINLIQRGAVDLISREDLEKKLKYSIETKTPLKIKAGFDPTAPDLHLGHTVLIQKLKHFQDLGHKVVFLIGDFTGMIGDPTGKSETRKPLTQDDVTRNAETYKTQIFKILDPAKTEIVFNSAWLSTLSSYDFIRLASQLTVARMLERDDFRKRFDNQQPISIHEFLYPLIQGYDSVALKADVELGGTDQLFNLLMGRELQRSAGQAPQVVMTMPLLEGLDGVNKMSKSLGNYIGITDSADDIYGKILSISDTLMFRYYELLSDLPLSEIQALRMTMEQGNIHPKEVKMRLALELTARYHDQEEATRAAANFERVFQKHGLPDDLAEMTLPAGEPIWIPKLLVEAGLVSGTGEARRMIKQQAVSIDGEKVANDEQNVPATSEILIKVGKRRFCKVHFA, via the coding sequence GTGAAATCAGTCGAAGAACAGATTAATCTTATTCAACGTGGCGCTGTTGATTTGATCTCCAGAGAGGATCTGGAGAAAAAGCTCAAATACTCCATTGAAACCAAGACACCATTGAAGATCAAAGCCGGTTTTGATCCCACGGCGCCCGATCTTCATCTTGGACATACAGTTCTAATTCAGAAACTCAAACATTTCCAAGACCTGGGTCACAAGGTGGTGTTTCTGATCGGTGATTTCACAGGTATGATCGGTGACCCCACAGGTAAATCCGAGACCAGAAAACCTTTGACCCAAGACGACGTTACCCGCAACGCCGAGACCTACAAAACCCAGATCTTTAAGATCCTCGATCCAGCCAAGACTGAAATCGTTTTCAACAGCGCCTGGCTGAGCACCTTGTCTTCGTATGATTTTATTCGCCTAGCCTCCCAACTGACCGTTGCCCGGATGCTGGAACGCGATGATTTCCGTAAGCGGTTCGACAACCAGCAGCCGATCAGTATCCATGAATTTCTCTATCCGCTGATCCAAGGCTACGATTCCGTTGCCCTTAAAGCCGATGTCGAACTCGGCGGCACCGATCAGCTGTTCAACCTGCTGATGGGAAGGGAGTTACAGCGAAGCGCAGGGCAAGCGCCCCAGGTAGTCATGACCATGCCCTTGCTTGAAGGCCTCGACGGGGTCAACAAGATGAGCAAATCGCTGGGAAATTATATCGGTATCACCGACTCTGCCGACGATATTTACGGTAAGATTCTATCCATCTCCGACACGTTGATGTTTCGCTATTATGAACTGCTGAGCGATCTGCCTTTGTCAGAAATTCAGGCCCTTCGCATGACAATGGAACAAGGAAATATCCACCCCAAGGAAGTCAAAATGCGGCTGGCACTGGAATTGACTGCCCGCTATCATGACCAAGAAGAAGCCACCAGGGCGGCAGCAAATTTCGAACGGGTTTTTCAAAAACATGGCTTGCCGGATGACCTTGCGGAGATGACCCTTCCCGCCGGAGAGCCGATTTGGATCCCCAAGCTTCTGGTCGAAGCAGGTCTGGTTTCCGGTACTGGCGAGGCCAGGAGAATGATCAAACAGCAGGCCGTTTCCATTGACGGCGAAAAAGTTGCTAATGATGAACAAAACGTCCCCGCTACCTCCGAAATCCTGATCAAGGTAGGCAAACGACGATTCTGCAAAGTGCACTTTGCTTGA
- the rny gene encoding ribonuclease Y, producing MVDILTIGISSAAVIIGVAVGVILQKRLAESNTDNAASQARKLVNDALTEADRIKQEALLNIKEENYQAKLEAEEEIKNRGLELKKEEKRYSQKLEQIERKIDILDKREVDFLQKEKSFTQQETLLAKQQGEVEKLIDEQRTKLENIAGITREEAQRRLVESIESEARMEAAKEVVRIENEMKINADRKAKNILALAISRYAGEYVAEKTVSIVPLPNEEMKGRIIGREGRNIRAIEAATGIDIIIDDTPEAVILSGFNPVRREVARQSMERLIADGRIHPARIEEVVDKVTKELDITLREAGEQATFDVGVHGVNHEIIMLLGRLKYRTSYGQSVLVHSLEVAFLCGIMAAELGLDVKQAKRAGLLHDIGKAVDHEIEGSHAIIGRDIARKYGEAPEVVHAIAAHHEDIEAESVLDILVQAADSLSSARPGARREMLESYVKRLEDLEQLANSFKGVEKSFAIQAGREVRVIVDSSQVKDVETSMLGKDIAKKIEETLTYPGQIRVTVIRETRSVEYAK from the coding sequence ATTGTGGATATTCTAACAATAGGAATCAGCTCAGCGGCTGTTATCATTGGAGTGGCAGTTGGCGTCATTCTCCAGAAACGCCTTGCTGAATCGAACACGGATAATGCAGCGTCCCAGGCCCGAAAATTAGTCAATGATGCCTTAACCGAGGCCGATCGAATAAAGCAAGAGGCTCTTCTTAACATCAAAGAAGAAAACTACCAGGCCAAACTGGAAGCTGAGGAAGAGATCAAGAACCGCGGCCTGGAACTCAAGAAAGAAGAAAAACGCTATTCACAAAAGCTTGAGCAGATTGAACGCAAAATTGACATTCTTGATAAACGCGAGGTGGATTTCCTACAAAAGGAAAAGTCCTTTACTCAGCAGGAAACCCTCCTTGCCAAACAGCAGGGTGAAGTCGAAAAACTTATCGACGAACAACGGACAAAACTCGAAAACATTGCAGGCATCACTCGCGAGGAGGCCCAACGCCGACTGGTGGAGAGCATTGAAAGCGAGGCCCGAATGGAGGCTGCCAAAGAGGTGGTCCGTATCGAAAATGAGATGAAGATTAACGCCGACCGAAAAGCCAAAAACATCCTGGCATTAGCCATTTCACGCTATGCCGGGGAATATGTGGCGGAAAAAACCGTCTCCATCGTGCCGCTGCCAAACGAAGAGATGAAAGGCAGAATCATCGGTCGTGAAGGCCGAAATATCAGAGCTATTGAAGCCGCGACCGGCATCGACATCATCATCGACGACACCCCAGAGGCAGTGATCCTTTCCGGCTTCAATCCTGTGCGTCGTGAAGTTGCCCGTCAGTCCATGGAACGCCTGATCGCTGATGGCCGCATCCATCCGGCACGGATAGAAGAAGTGGTTGATAAAGTTACCAAGGAACTGGACATAACCCTTCGTGAAGCTGGCGAACAGGCCACCTTTGATGTCGGGGTCCATGGAGTAAACCATGAGATCATCATGCTGCTTGGTCGGCTTAAATACCGGACCAGCTACGGCCAGAGTGTGCTTGTTCACTCCCTGGAAGTTGCCTTTCTATGCGGAATCATGGCCGCTGAGCTTGGTCTAGATGTCAAGCAGGCGAAGCGTGCTGGTCTGCTCCATGATATCGGGAAAGCAGTCGATCACGAAATCGAGGGCTCACACGCCATTATTGGTCGAGACATAGCCCGCAAATATGGTGAAGCTCCGGAAGTAGTGCATGCCATCGCTGCCCACCACGAAGACATCGAAGCCGAAAGCGTCCTTGATATCCTTGTCCAGGCTGCTGACTCATTATCCAGCGCCCGACCTGGCGCCCGCCGTGAGATGCTTGAATCCTATGTAAAACGTCTGGAGGATTTGGAACAACTGGCAAACAGTTTCAAGGGAGTGGAGAAATCCTTTGCTATCCAGGCTGGACGCGAAGTACGAGTGATTGTCGATAGTTCCCAGGTCAAGGATGTCGAAACCTCCATGCTCGGTAAAGACATCGCCAAAAAGATCGAAGAGACCCTGACCTACCCCGGACAAATCAGAGTTACAGTCATTCGCGAGACCCGTTCGGTCGAGTACGCAAAATAG